From the genome of Deferribacteraceae bacterium V6Fe1:
AACGGTAAAATTGATAATGTGTGGAAGAAAGGGGATAAGAAGGTTGAAAAACCGACTGTTTTTCTTTCAGCTAAAAAGGCAGGTTATAAAACGGCTTTTATCTACAGTAAACCAAAACTTGGCTATCTTGCAGACAGTTATGTGGATTATGAAAAATATTCAAGGGATAACGCAATTGAAGAAGCTGTAAAATTTTTAGGAACAAGTGAAAAGCAATTTGTGTTTTTACATATAAGCGGCCTTGATATTGTCGGCCCTGAAAGCGGTTGGATGTCGAAAGAGTATATAGAAGAGTTTAATTTTATAGACGAAATGCTTGGGTATCTATTTAAGAAACTTGACAGCGGCAACTCGTATCTTCTTGTTATAACTTCCGACCATGCGGGGCATGATAAAATCCACGGCTCAAACCATAAGGAAGATTTTAAAAGGCCTATAATAATTTATTCGAGCAAAGAAAAGATTACAAACTTAAATTATGACGTTAGGCCTATAGAAAATTTAAAAATTGTTGTAGAAGACTTATATTTGAAATAAAAAAGGAGCAGGTAGCTGCTCCTCTAAAATTATTTATTTAAATTTTTCCAATCAGCGAGAAACTTTTCAATTCCAATATCTGTAAGGGGGTGCTTCATCATTTGCATTACAACTTTGTGTGGCAGTGTTGCTATGTCAATGCCATTTTCCATGATTTTTAATACGTGCTCTGGGTGTCTGACACTTGCGGCAATTACTTCCGTTTCATATCCGTAAGTATCAACGATATCCTGACACTGTATGGCAAGCTCCATTCCGTCATGACCTATATCATCAAGTCTTCCGACAAACGGACTTATATATCTTGCCCCTGCCTTACAGGCCAAAACTGCCTGATTAGGAGAAAAAATAAGGGTCATGTTGACGGGAATATCTTTGTCAGATAAATATCTTGTAGCCTTAAGCCCGTCCAAAGTAAAAGGGATTTTTACAACAACAAATTCACTTATCTTTACAAGCTCTTCAGCCTCGGCAATCATCCCTTCATAATCTGTTGCAATAACTTCAGCACTGACAGGGCCTTTTACTATATCACAAATAGCCTTGATAGTTGATTTGAAATCTTTTTTCTCTTTGGCTATAAGGCTTGGATTGGTTGTAACACCGTCTAATATTCCAAGAGAGCTAATCTCTTTTATCTCTTCTATATTTGCAGTATCTAAAAAAATTTGCATACTAACCTTCCTTTTTATTTTTAGCTATAAATTTGTCTCTACACTCTTCCGAGCAGAAATAATATATATTGTCATATAATTTTACCTTGTAAGGAGTTTCCATTTCAACAAAAGTTTCGCAAATCGGGTCTTTTACAAGCTCAACGGGGGGGGCTGCTATTTCATCCTTTTTATCACCGGACAGCTTTTTACTGTTTCTGAAAAGGGTAAAAGTGATATAAATCAGAAACGCAGTTAGTAGAAATTTAATAATCATATTATCTTCTCTCTCTCTTCTTTTTACCTTTTTCAGGGACAATGTAAAGAGTTTTTATGTCGCCGTTACCGTAACTTTCAGTCTTTACACCTTTAATTTCTTTAACTGACATATGTATCTCTTTTCTTATCATTGTAACCATAGGTGGCATTTTAGCCGGCTTGCCTGTCCTTAGAACATTTGCGGCAAGTGAAGTGGCTTTTTCCTTAAGGTAAGTCAGGATTCTGTCTCTATAATTTTCCACATCCACAATAAATTGCTTGTCATTTTCATCTTCTAAATTAAAAATCTTATCAATTATATGCTGCAGTGCGTTTAAAGTCTGAGCTGTTTTACCAATTAATATGTTGGAGTCGTCAGAGATTATGTTGAATTTGCAGCTTGGATAATCTTCGACTATTTCGATTCTAAAATTACTAATATCCATCTTTTCAAGTATCTCTGTCAAAGTTAACTTGATTTTTCTTTTCAAATATTCGTAATCGTTGACCTTTATTTTATATAGTCCGTTTTTTCTGCCTATTCCCAAAAAACCTTTAGATCCCTCTTCTATTACTTCAGCTTCAATAAACTCTCTTGGGTATTTATGTTCATTGACGACTTTATCTACAGCTTCATCAATTGATTGAGCTTCTATTTCAAAATACTTCATAGTTACCTCACGCAGTTTTTTTGTTAATAATAATTTGCTGTCCGATTGATAAAATATTGTTTGTCAACCAGTAGATTACAAGTCCTGAAGGAAAGTTCAAAAACATAAATGTAAATATTACCGGCATAAAAAGAAACAGTTTCTGCTGAATCGGGTCGCCTGCAGCAGGAGTGAGCTTTTGCTGGAAAAACATAGAAGCACCCATTAATATCGGGGTTATGTAGTAAGGGTCTTTTTCAGACAAGTCAGCAAGCCAGAAGATAAAAGGGGCTCCTTTTAATTCGATTGAGACCAACAGTGCTTTGTAAAGAGCGAAGAAAATTGGAATCTGAATAAGCATAGGCAAGCATCCGCCCATAGGATTTACACCGTGCTTTTTGTATAACTCCATCATGGCTGCATTCATCTTTTGTGCATCACCCTTAAATTTTTCTTTAATTTCAGTCATCTTCGGTTGCAAATCTTTCATTTTCTTCATTGATGACATACTTTTGTATGTTAAAGGGTATGTGATGATTTTAATTATGATTGTTAAAAGTATTATTGCCCATCCATAATTTTTGGTTGCTCCGTAAAAGATATTCATGACTTTTAACATTGGGATGGCAAGGAAAGAGAATACTCCGAAGTCGATACTTTTTTCCAAATCATAACCGTATGATGACAGCAAATCGTATTTCTTTGGTCCTACAAAGAGTATAAAACTTTTTTCATCTTTGGATTTTGGATTTAGTATAATTTCAGCGCTGCTTTTAACTATGGCGGAATCATTATATTTTTTAAAGATTGCATTTTTTACATCAGTATTGACTTTTATGAATGCGAAATATTTGGAAGTATATCCAAGCCATTCGGCATCTTTTACTTCGATATCTTTATCGATTTTGTTAGGTTTTTGTTGCTTAACCTTTTTACCGTCGTAAGCCATTGGCCCTGAGAATAAATATTTGCTGTCAACAAAACCTTGACCTAACCCTGGTCCGATAGCAACATCATAGGGTAATCTTATTGAGCTGTCAGATATGTTGGCCAAAGATTCTTTTACTGTTATCAGATAAGATTGGTCTATAATGTATTGTCTGGAGACAATCACATTATTCTTTTCATAGTCAAATTCCACAATCTTTTTATCACCATTATTATATATTTTACTTTTTGTAGGTTTTACATTGAGTGTGTTTACTTTTAAATAGTCCCCTTTTTCAGCTTGAAATTGAGGGGCTATGCCTGCATGCTCAAAGTTTTTAATTCTTACACTATTAATATTGCCTGTATTTTCATTAAAATAAACTATCAGGTTGTCGGTCTCCACCTCAAAATTTTTAACAGCTGTTTCGTGAGAGCCTTCAAGGGATTTGGTTTGAGTTTCTACAACGTCAGCCTTTAAATTTTCCGAGTCAGCTTTATCAACGGAAGCCACATTGTCAACAGAAGTGTTGTCAATAACCACAGGTGCAGGTTTGTAAATAAACTGAAAAATCATTAATACAGCCATACTGAGTACTACGGCAAGTAACGTCCTCTTATCCATAAATATAATTCCTCCAACAGAATTTTGATAAAGTAGTTTGTGTCATTTGTGTGTGAATTCTCATTTGACCGGGTCAAATCCTCCCTTACTAAAGGGGTTACAGCGTAAAATACGATACACGGACATTATCAGTCCAATAACAACCCCTTTTTTTGCGATGGCTTCTTTCGCGTATTGAGAGCAAGATGGATGGTATCTGCAATTTCTTCCGAGAAAAGGTGAAATTGCATAACTGTAAAAATCAATTGTCAGAATCAGAAATTTTTTTAAGTAATTCGAGATAGTCTTCGCGAATGTCATTATAATCAGCCTTAAGTATATCAGGTTTAGCTATCGTAATAATAGAGATGTTTTCAGGCAGGATATGCTTATTAATCCGGTATATCTCTCTTAACTGTCTTTTTAATTTATTTCGTATGACCGCCTTCTTGCTGACTTTCTTGCTAACAACAAAACCAGCTTTGCGGATATACTCACTTTTAAAAATTACATATATTAAAAGATACCGCCCGTGGTGCTTTTTCCCCTGCCTGTAAACTTTTAAATATTCACTATTTTTTCTAAGCTTTTCTGCCTTTTTAAAAGACAGGTCCATAATATAAAGTTAGATAGCTAATCTTTTTCTGCCCTTAGCTCTTCTTCTTTTTAAAACAAGTCTGCCACCGCGAGTTTTCATCCTAGCTCTAAAACCATGAGTGCGCTTTCTTTTAATATTGCTAGGTTTTTTCATCGTGCGCATTTGAGCCATAGTAATACCTCCACTTAATTATAAACAAGGAACGAGATTATATATACAAGGTAAAGTTTTGTCAACAAAATGTGACAAATTTGTTATTTTTGTTCTTCAAGATCAGCCACAAACTTTAGCGGGTTAACCGGTACTCCGTTAACCAAAACCTCGTAATGACAGTGAGGGCCGGTACTTTTGCCGGAGCTTCCCACTTTTGCAATTACATCACCTTTGCTGACTCTGTCACCAACCTTAACAAGGAGTTTGCTGTTATGACCGTATCTTGTCACAAAACCAAATCCATGATCTATTGATACCATATTTCCGTATCCCGGTTTATATCCCGCAAAAATTACAAGCCCGTTTGCGGTAGCTTTTACATCACTGCCATACATTGAAGCGATATCTATCCCTTCGTGAAATACTCTTCTACCTGTAAAAGGGGATATCCTGTAGCCGAATTTGCTCGATATCCAACCATTTACCGGTAAGATTGAAGGGGTAGATAAGTAAAAAAGTCTTTGTTCTTCAAGCATATCAACCAATTCCGAAAGACTATTTTCCCTTTCTTGCAACTTAGTTGATAAGGATGCGAGTGTTTCATTCAAATCTTCAAAGTATTGCTTTTCCTTTCTTTTGGAGACAGCGGACAAATCTTTTGAAAGGTCAACTTCTTTTCCGCCGATAGCAAGCTGTGTGTCCGATTCGGCAACTACTTTTGAAAGGTCTCTTACTTTATTTTCCAATTGGTCAAGATAAACTATTCTTTCATTTATCTTGTCTATCTGGTTTCTGTATTCTGCTATTTTTAACTTTAATAATTCATTCTCTTTCCCGTAGGCAAGCATCTGCTCCCTTTCCGAATAGAGGTTAAACAAAAAGTAGAAAGATGCAGAAGATACGATAAAAAATATTGCCAAAGAGTATAAAGTATATTTAATGATAGAAGTGTTGACCTTTTTTTTGTATACTTTTGAATAGTCATTCTCTTTAAAAATCAGAATCGAAAGTTTTTCGTTCTTTTTTGGTTTTTTAGCTTTCATTATTTAATTTTCAGCTCCTCTAATATTTCAAATGCTTTTTCGCACGCTTCATCTGTATTGACTTTTATAAGCTCACCTGTTTTTCTGATATATATTTCTATGCAACCTTCTGCAAGAGTTTTTTTGCCAACATTAATTCTTAACGGATACCCTATAAGGTCAGCATCGTTAAACTTAACTCCTGCCCTTTCGTTTCTATCATCTATGCAAGCGTCAATACCTTTATTCAATAGAGTGTTATATATATTATCGGCAGTTTTTGTGACTTCTTCATCATTTGTATTTACAGGAACAACGACTATTTCAAATGGAGCAAGCTGCACCGGCCATATTATCCCTTTTTCATCATGATTTTGTTCTATCGAAGCAGCAGCAGTCCTGCCTATCCCGATTCCGTAACATCCCATAACCATAGGTTTTGGCTTCCCGTCTTTATCCAAAAACATGCAATTCATGCTATCTGAGTATTTGGTGCCAAGTTTGAAGATATGGCCTACCTCTATCCCTTTAGTTATCTGAAAGTTACCTTTTTGACATTCCGGACAAATATCTCCGGGTGTTGCGTTTCTGAAATCACCGAATGCATCAACCTTAAAATCCCTATCATGGTTTACGTTTAGTAAGTGCAAATCTTTTTCATTTCCGCCGACAACATAATTTTTTAAGTATTTAATAGAATTGTCAGCATAAATTTTACATTTAAGCCCTATAGGGCCTGAATATCCGACAGGTCCGTTTGATACGTTTTCGATGTCCTCTTTTCCTGCAAACTCAATTATCGAGCCGCCTAAGAAATTTTTCACTTTTGGAAGATTAAGCTCATGGTCACCGCGAATCATGACTGCTACAATTTCTTCATCTACTTTTAATATCATCGTTTTGACAATTTTACTTGTGGGCAAATTTAAAAAATTTGCAACGTCTTCTACAGTTTTTTGCCCAGGTGTGTATTTTTTTTCGATTTCTGATAGTTGCTCTTTATTTTCAAAAGGTGTATCAACAACTACAGCTTTTTCAATGTTTGCAGAGTAGCTGCAATTATCACATGAGATTACAAAATCTTCCCCTGTATCGGCCAACACCATAAACTCGTGGGAAAATGAGCCCCCTATTGCTCCACTGTCGGCATCAACCATACGATATTTCAAGCCACAAGCCTCAAAAATTTTACAATAAGCTTCTTTCATTTTATTGTAGCTGATTTCTGCCCCTTCATTGTCAACGTCAAATGAATAAGCATCCTTCATTATAAATTCTCTACCTCTCATGAGGCCGAATCGAGGTCTGATTTCATCTCTAAATTTTGTCTGGATTTGGTAAAGATTTATCGGGAGTTGTTTGTATGATTTGATATCGTTGCGCACAATGTCTGTAATTACCTCTTCATGTGTAGGGCCAAAACAAAACTCCCTGTCATGTCGGTCTTTAATTCTTAATAATTCTTTTCCATAAACAAACCATCGGCCGGATTCCTTCCACAATTCAGCAGGTACAACTGCAGGCATAAGGGTCTCGATAGCACCGGCTTCGTTCATATATTTCCTGACAATATTTTCCACTTTTCTGATAACTCTTAAACCCAGTGGAAGATAGGAATAAATTCCAGCAGCAGCTTTTTTTATCATTCCCGCTCTTAGCATAAGCTTATGGCTGATAACTTCAGCGTCAGACGGTGTCTCTCTTAGTGTTGGTATATAATATTGTGACAATCTCATTTATTACCCCAAAATGTTTTTACAAGTTAATATATTATTTAACTCTTTAAATTAACAGCTTTTTTTAATTTTATCAATTAAATTTTAACACTGTAGTCTCCCCGTTTTTTTCATACTATATGGCATAGTGAACTTTTTGGGAACAAGAAATCTTCTATTGTCAGTTGTTTTAGTTTATTTTTCTTTCGTCGCCTGTGAAGATATAATGTCTTAACTCCAGCAAAAATATTTCTTACACCCCTTAAAAGTGTATAATAAATAAACTGAGGTCGTTTCTTCTTTTCGGGTTTTGAGGCAAGAACTACTTCTTCTCGTAATATTTCATCTTCATTAATATCAACCAGTACAGACCAAGCAAGCATTACTGCACCAAGCATTGACCTTATTGAATTAAAATTTCTTATTATTGATTTCTCTATGCCAAAGCCTTGCTTTTCAAATCTATAACTTTCTTCTACTCCCCAACGTCTATAATAGCCACGTATTCTCCTCTT
Proteins encoded in this window:
- the yidC gene encoding membrane protein insertase YidC gives rise to the protein MDKRTLLAVVLSMAVLMIFQFIYKPAPVVIDNTSVDNVASVDKADSENLKADVVETQTKSLEGSHETAVKNFEVETDNLIVYFNENTGNINSVRIKNFEHAGIAPQFQAEKGDYLKVNTLNVKPTKSKIYNNGDKKIVEFDYEKNNVIVSRQYIIDQSYLITVKESLANISDSSIRLPYDVAIGPGLGQGFVDSKYLFSGPMAYDGKKVKQQKPNKIDKDIEVKDAEWLGYTSKYFAFIKVNTDVKNAIFKKYNDSAIVKSSAEIILNPKSKDEKSFILFVGPKKYDLLSSYGYDLEKSIDFGVFSFLAIPMLKVMNIFYGATKNYGWAIILLTIIIKIITYPLTYKSMSSMKKMKDLQPKMTEIKEKFKGDAQKMNAAMMELYKKHGVNPMGGCLPMLIQIPIFFALYKALLVSIELKGAPFIFWLADLSEKDPYYITPILMGASMFFQQKLTPAAGDPIQQKLFLFMPVIFTFMFLNFPSGLVIYWLTNNILSIGQQIIINKKTA
- the rpmH gene encoding 50S ribosomal protein L34 — protein: MRTMKKPSNIKRKRTHGFRARMKTRGGRLVLKRRRAKGRKRLAI
- the yidD gene encoding membrane protein insertion efficiency factor YidD encodes the protein MTFAKTISNYLKKFLILTIDFYSYAISPFLGRNCRYHPSCSQYAKEAIAKKGVVIGLIMSVYRILRCNPFSKGGFDPVK
- a CDS encoding alkaline phosphatase family protein, with protein sequence MKIIYAIIMLIFSFNLSAISGQFDTVVIVSIDALHPAAVTEVNCPNIFKYIKNGLYISEGKSTTPPKTLVAHTSMVTGLTPEQNGKIDNVWKKGDKKVEKPTVFLSAKKAGYKTAFIYSKPKLGYLADSYVDYEKYSRDNAIEEAVKFLGTSEKQFVFLHISGLDIVGPESGWMSKEYIEEFNFIDEMLGYLFKKLDSGNSYLLVITSDHAGHDKIHGSNHKEDFKRPIIIYSSKEKITNLNYDVRPIENLKIVVEDLYLK
- the rnpA gene encoding ribonuclease P protein component, translating into MDLSFKKAEKLRKNSEYLKVYRQGKKHHGRYLLIYVIFKSEYIRKAGFVVSKKVSKKAVIRNKLKRQLREIYRINKHILPENISIITIAKPDILKADYNDIREDYLELLKKISDSDN
- a CDS encoding peptidoglycan DD-metalloendopeptidase family protein, which produces MKAKKPKKNEKLSILIFKENDYSKVYKKKVNTSIIKYTLYSLAIFFIVSSASFYFLFNLYSEREQMLAYGKENELLKLKIAEYRNQIDKINERIVYLDQLENKVRDLSKVVAESDTQLAIGGKEVDLSKDLSAVSKRKEKQYFEDLNETLASLSTKLQERENSLSELVDMLEEQRLFYLSTPSILPVNGWISSKFGYRISPFTGRRVFHEGIDIASMYGSDVKATANGLVIFAGYKPGYGNMVSIDHGFGFVTRYGHNSKLLVKVGDRVSKGDVIAKVGSSGKSTGPHCHYEVLVNGVPVNPLKFVADLEEQK
- a CDS encoding Jag N-terminal domain-containing protein, yielding MKYFEIEAQSIDEAVDKVVNEHKYPREFIEAEVIEEGSKGFLGIGRKNGLYKIKVNDYEYLKRKIKLTLTEILEKMDISNFRIEIVEDYPSCKFNIISDDSNILIGKTAQTLNALQHIIDKIFNLEDENDKQFIVDVENYRDRILTYLKEKATSLAANVLRTGKPAKMPPMVTMIRKEIHMSVKEIKGVKTESYGNGDIKTLYIVPEKGKKKRERR
- a CDS encoding proline--tRNA ligase, whose product is MRLSQYYIPTLRETPSDAEVISHKLMLRAGMIKKAAAGIYSYLPLGLRVIRKVENIVRKYMNEAGAIETLMPAVVPAELWKESGRWFVYGKELLRIKDRHDREFCFGPTHEEVITDIVRNDIKSYKQLPINLYQIQTKFRDEIRPRFGLMRGREFIMKDAYSFDVDNEGAEISYNKMKEAYCKIFEACGLKYRMVDADSGAIGGSFSHEFMVLADTGEDFVISCDNCSYSANIEKAVVVDTPFENKEQLSEIEKKYTPGQKTVEDVANFLNLPTSKIVKTMILKVDEEIVAVMIRGDHELNLPKVKNFLGGSIIEFAGKEDIENVSNGPVGYSGPIGLKCKIYADNSIKYLKNYVVGGNEKDLHLLNVNHDRDFKVDAFGDFRNATPGDICPECQKGNFQITKGIEVGHIFKLGTKYSDSMNCMFLDKDGKPKPMVMGCYGIGIGRTAAASIEQNHDEKGIIWPVQLAPFEIVVVPVNTNDEEVTKTADNIYNTLLNKGIDACIDDRNERAGVKFNDADLIGYPLRINVGKKTLAEGCIEIYIRKTGELIKVNTDEACEKAFEILEELKIK
- the fsa gene encoding fructose-6-phosphate aldolase; translated protein: MQIFLDTANIEEIKEISSLGILDGVTTNPSLIAKEKKDFKSTIKAICDIVKGPVSAEVIATDYEGMIAEAEELVKISEFVVVKIPFTLDGLKATRYLSDKDIPVNMTLIFSPNQAVLACKAGARYISPFVGRLDDIGHDGMELAIQCQDIVDTYGYETEVIAASVRHPEHVLKIMENGIDIATLPHKVVMQMMKHPLTDIGIEKFLADWKNLNK
- a CDS encoding YHS domain-containing protein; the protein is MIIKFLLTAFLIYITFTLFRNSKKLSGDKKDEIAAPPVELVKDPICETFVEMETPYKVKLYDNIYYFCSEECRDKFIAKNKKEG